A genomic segment from Nitrospira sp. encodes:
- a CDS encoding Mrp/NBP35 family ATP-binding protein, translated as MADTPHQHGHQEQARPNLLPDVKHIIAVSSGKGGVGKSTVATNLAVALVVSGAKVGLLDADIYGPNIPLMLGVRTPPEQKDGRLLPAESYGVKLISMAFFVPEDKAIVWRGPMVHTAIQQFFRDVVWGELDYLLIDLPPGTGDAQLSISQLVTLAGAITVTTPQEVALHDVRKGMTMFQSVNVPLLGVIENMSYFVCKHCGEREEIFSHGGGARAAETLGVPFLGAIPIDTAIRAGGDEGMPIVVAQPDSEQAKAFMGIATKVANNLKTKTAGAPAGGIQSLLNKIKRPA; from the coding sequence ATGGCAGACACTCCCCATCAGCACGGACACCAGGAACAGGCCAGGCCCAATCTGCTGCCTGACGTGAAGCACATCATCGCGGTTAGCAGCGGCAAGGGCGGAGTGGGTAAATCCACAGTCGCGACGAACCTTGCCGTCGCATTGGTTGTCTCCGGTGCCAAGGTCGGCCTGCTCGACGCTGACATCTACGGTCCCAACATCCCGCTGATGCTGGGCGTGCGTACGCCGCCTGAGCAGAAGGACGGCAGGTTGCTCCCGGCCGAAAGCTATGGCGTCAAACTCATCTCCATGGCCTTTTTCGTTCCGGAGGACAAGGCCATTGTTTGGCGTGGACCGATGGTTCATACCGCCATCCAGCAGTTCTTCCGTGACGTTGTCTGGGGCGAGCTCGACTATCTGCTCATTGATCTGCCGCCCGGCACTGGCGACGCGCAGCTCTCCATCTCGCAATTGGTCACGCTGGCGGGCGCCATCACCGTCACCACGCCACAGGAAGTGGCCCTGCACGACGTCCGCAAGGGCATGACGATGTTCCAGAGCGTGAACGTGCCGCTGCTCGGCGTTATCGAGAACATGAGCTACTTCGTCTGCAAACATTGCGGCGAGCGGGAGGAGATCTTCTCGCATGGCGGAGGGGCCCGCGCAGCGGAAACACTGGGGGTGCCGTTTCTCGGCGCCATCCCAATCGATACGGCGATCCGGGCGGGCGGGGACGAAGGCATGCCGATTGTCGTCGCGCAACCCGATTCGGAGCAGGCCAAGGCTTTCATGGGGATCGCCACAAAAGTTGCAAATAATCTTAAGACGAAAACTGCCGGCGCCCCGGCAGGTGGTATCCAGAGTTTGCTGAATAAAATCAAACGTCCTGCATAA
- a CDS encoding Rieske 2Fe-2S domain-containing protein: MAELVRVAGTADIKQGNGIVAEVNGKSLAIFNVNGTYHVIDNDCVHRGGPLGEGELDGEVVMCPWHNWTFNVITGRGVSNPAACVKSYPVTVEGSDIKVAL, from the coding sequence ATGGCGGAACTAGTGCGGGTAGCAGGCACGGCAGACATCAAACAGGGTAATGGCATTGTGGCCGAGGTAAACGGCAAGTCACTGGCTATCTTCAACGTCAACGGCACATATCACGTCATCGACAACGACTGCGTGCATCGCGGTGGCCCATTGGGCGAGGGCGAGCTGGATGGCGAGGTTGTCATGTGCCCCTGGCACAACTGGACTTTTAACGTCATCACGGGCCGCGGTGTCAGCAACCCGGCCGCCTGCGTAAAGTCTTATCCGGTGACCGTCGAGGGAAGCGACATCAAGGTCGCGCTGTAA
- the lipA gene encoding lipoyl synthase → MSLIPVHAITRPHQRLPPWFKVDLKTGADYQHLRQTMDQLALHTICEEARCPNQWECWNNRTATFLILGDICTRRCHYCAVTTGKPRPVDHTEPQRVAQAVRLLGLRHAVITSVNRDELPDGGASVFVETIQQIKLAQPECTIEVLIPDFDGNKAALAVVAEAKPDILNHNIETVRRLFPTIRPQGKYDRSVKLLGWAQHMGLVTKSGLIVGMGETDKEIREVMLDLRSVGCDILTIGQYLQPTKEHLPVARFYHPDEFAGFKQEGLALGFRHVESGPLVRSSYHAEQQIGGR, encoded by the coding sequence ATGAGTTTGATTCCTGTCCATGCCATCACGCGTCCACACCAACGTCTGCCCCCCTGGTTCAAGGTCGATCTTAAGACCGGAGCAGACTATCAGCATCTCCGACAGACAATGGATCAGCTGGCCCTGCATACGATCTGCGAAGAAGCCCGCTGCCCTAATCAATGGGAATGCTGGAACAACCGGACGGCCACGTTCCTGATTCTTGGCGACATCTGCACTCGCCGTTGCCATTACTGCGCAGTGACAACTGGCAAACCGCGTCCCGTCGATCATACGGAACCACAGCGGGTAGCTCAGGCGGTTCGACTGTTGGGCCTTCGCCATGCCGTTATCACATCCGTGAATCGCGATGAATTGCCGGACGGAGGGGCTTCCGTATTTGTGGAAACGATCCAACAGATCAAACTGGCACAGCCGGAGTGCACGATTGAAGTATTAATTCCTGATTTCGACGGCAATAAAGCAGCCCTGGCGGTGGTTGCGGAGGCGAAGCCGGACATTCTCAATCACAACATTGAAACGGTCCGGCGGCTGTTTCCTACCATCCGGCCACAGGGTAAATACGATCGCTCCGTTAAGCTGCTAGGCTGGGCCCAGCACATGGGACTCGTCACCAAGTCAGGCCTAATCGTCGGCATGGGGGAAACGGATAAAGAAATTCGGGAAGTCATGCTCGACCTTCGCTCTGTCGGTTGCGACATTCTGACAATCGGCCAGTACCTCCAGCCCACAAAAGAGCACCTACCGGTTGCCCGCTTTTACCACCCGGATGAATTTGCCGGCTTTAAGCAGGAAGGTCTAGCGCTGGGGTTCCGTCACGTTGAATCGGGACCGCTGGTCCGCAGTTCCTACCACGCTGAACAGCAGATTGGTGGGCGCTAA
- a CDS encoding methylaspartate mutase, which produces MTASASVPDRKPFDSLSVIVATDCGSTTTKAILIEKKDGIYRQTFRGEAPTTVEAPFEDVTRGVLNALAEVEELSGRKILDGEKIITPAGAGGNPKAGVDIYVSTSSAGGGLQMMVAGAVQSMTGESAQRCALGAGAIVMDVLASNDGRLPHEKIERIRSLRPDMILLSGGTDGGTVTHVVEMADYIAAAAPRPRLGMSYDLPLIYAGNKDARERVTDILGTKTALTVTDNIRPLLEKENLTPARNKIHDLFLEHVMAQAPGYKKLMSWAGAPIVPTPAAVGFIMEALATRDKINLIGVDIGGATTDVFSVFGGIFNRTVSANLGMSYSISNVLAEAGLANIMRWVPFNVDEQTIRNRIKNKMIRPTTIPQTLDELQIEQAIAREALRLALIHHKSLATGLKGVQQERTISDIFDQKTSGATLIDMLKLDLIVGSGGILSHAPRRVQSMLMMVDAYEPLGFTTLSVDSIFMMPHLGVLSTINEKAATEVFVNDCLVYLGTCIAPIGQGINGQTCADYVVTFQSGQTSVQGTLAFGELKLIALGNTERATVTMRPVKSVDLGEGKGVAVTKNVRGGAVGLLLDGRGRPLQLPTDATARVKAVTRWNRAVGLYPTTDHS; this is translated from the coding sequence ATGACGGCATCCGCCTCCGTTCCAGACAGGAAACCGTTCGACTCGCTCTCTGTCATTGTCGCGACGGATTGCGGCAGCACTACCACCAAAGCCATTTTGATCGAAAAGAAAGACGGTATTTACCGTCAGACCTTCCGCGGGGAGGCACCGACCACCGTTGAAGCGCCTTTTGAAGATGTTACACGCGGTGTGCTGAATGCGCTGGCTGAAGTGGAAGAACTATCCGGACGGAAAATCCTGGACGGCGAGAAAATCATCACGCCGGCCGGCGCGGGCGGCAATCCCAAGGCCGGTGTAGATATTTACGTGTCCACGAGTAGCGCAGGTGGCGGTCTTCAGATGATGGTGGCCGGGGCCGTCCAGAGCATGACGGGCGAAAGCGCCCAGCGCTGCGCGCTAGGCGCTGGTGCGATCGTAATGGACGTGCTGGCCTCCAACGACGGCCGGCTGCCGCATGAAAAAATCGAACGCATCCGCTCGCTACGCCCGGATATGATCTTGCTCTCCGGAGGAACGGACGGCGGGACGGTGACGCACGTCGTCGAAATGGCTGACTACATCGCGGCCGCGGCGCCTCGGCCGCGGCTAGGCATGAGCTACGACCTGCCGTTGATCTATGCTGGCAACAAGGACGCCCGTGAGCGGGTGACGGACATTCTGGGCACTAAGACTGCGCTGACGGTCACCGACAACATCCGTCCTTTGCTGGAAAAGGAAAATCTGACTCCGGCTCGGAACAAAATTCACGATCTGTTTCTTGAGCACGTCATGGCGCAGGCACCCGGTTACAAAAAACTCATGTCCTGGGCAGGTGCCCCCATTGTCCCAACGCCCGCGGCAGTCGGATTCATCATGGAAGCTCTGGCTACGCGTGACAAGATCAATCTCATCGGCGTGGATATTGGCGGTGCCACGACTGACGTCTTCTCCGTCTTTGGCGGAATCTTCAACCGGACGGTCAGCGCTAATCTCGGGATGTCCTATAGCATCTCGAACGTGCTGGCGGAAGCAGGACTCGCCAACATCATGCGCTGGGTGCCCTTCAACGTCGATGAGCAGACAATCCGTAACCGAATTAAAAACAAGATGATTCGGCCGACGACGATTCCACAGACGCTCGACGAGTTACAAATCGAGCAGGCGATCGCTCGCGAGGCCCTCCGACTAGCGCTGATCCACCACAAGTCACTGGCTACCGGGCTGAAAGGCGTGCAGCAGGAGCGGACGATCTCAGACATTTTCGATCAGAAAACATCTGGTGCCACACTAATTGATATGCTCAAGCTAGATTTAATTGTTGGCAGCGGTGGCATCCTCTCGCATGCGCCGCGGCGCGTACAGTCCATGCTCATGATGGTCGATGCCTACGAGCCGCTGGGCTTCACGACGCTTTCTGTCGACAGCATCTTCATGATGCCGCACCTTGGCGTACTCTCGACGATCAATGAGAAAGCGGCCACGGAGGTATTCGTTAACGACTGCCTGGTCTATCTCGGTACCTGTATCGCACCGATCGGACAGGGGATTAATGGCCAGACATGCGCCGACTACGTGGTCACCTTCCAAAGCGGACAGACGTCGGTACAAGGTACGCTGGCATTCGGTGAATTGAAACTGATCGCGCTTGGTAACACTGAACGGGCAACCGTCACAATGAGGCCGGTGAAGTCGGTGGATCTTGGGGAAGGGAAGGGCGTGGCTGTAACGAAGAATGTCCGTGGGGGCGCCGTCGGCTTGCTGCTGGACGGCCGTGGCCGTCCGCTCCAGTTGCCCACTGATGCCACTGCGCGCGTCAAAGCGGTAACACGCTGGAATCGCGCAGTGGGCCTTTATCCAACAACTGACCATAGCTGA
- the amrB gene encoding AmmeMemoRadiSam system protein B, whose product MTSIKNTHQFPLLRNLQFSPLKQGEDQYIVLWDPSGLSAEKLIVPLSYFYLLQFFDGAHSLEQMAAEYLKKFGEFLVPDQIQRLVTDLDARLFLEGEKAAEAHREALAIYRNASVRPAVFAGKGYEADAKKLAAQIAGCFSSKEGPPKKESARKGQLIKGLVAPHYPVNEAGPVYAWAYKELEESQTPDCFVIFGTCQAGLNQAFAVTDKDFQTPLGIVKTDRAIVDALRAKASVYFEEELAHKHEHSIEFQLPFLQQGVGKVKPITIVPILCSFPAACLFDPSMTDVRDHVQTFLATLREVLASSGKSACFVASAELAHIGLRYGDSKPPTDFSFHRCMQTDMAMLKHTEEINADEFARFVAKEEDSRRISGFGAIYSVLAMIGQGKGEVLRYDRGITDQFNSTVTYASITMF is encoded by the coding sequence ATGACATCCATTAAGAACACGCACCAGTTTCCACTGCTCCGCAATCTCCAGTTCTCGCCATTGAAACAGGGCGAGGACCAATACATCGTCCTTTGGGACCCCAGCGGCTTGAGCGCTGAGAAGCTCATTGTCCCGCTGAGCTATTTCTATTTGCTGCAATTTTTCGACGGTGCACATTCACTTGAACAGATGGCCGCTGAGTACCTGAAAAAATTTGGCGAATTTCTGGTGCCGGACCAGATTCAACGGTTGGTTACTGATCTTGACGCTCGGCTTTTCCTGGAAGGGGAGAAAGCTGCGGAGGCGCATCGGGAGGCACTGGCGATCTACCGTAACGCGTCAGTCAGGCCCGCCGTTTTTGCGGGCAAGGGGTACGAGGCAGATGCCAAAAAGTTGGCCGCTCAGATTGCCGGCTGCTTCAGTTCGAAGGAAGGCCCGCCGAAAAAAGAATCTGCGCGCAAGGGCCAGCTAATTAAAGGGTTGGTCGCGCCGCATTATCCAGTCAACGAGGCCGGTCCGGTCTATGCCTGGGCATACAAAGAACTTGAAGAATCGCAGACGCCGGACTGCTTCGTCATTTTCGGCACCTGCCAGGCCGGGTTGAACCAGGCCTTTGCCGTAACCGATAAGGATTTTCAAACACCGCTCGGCATTGTCAAGACCGATCGGGCCATCGTCGACGCACTCCGCGCAAAGGCTAGTGTCTATTTCGAGGAAGAACTCGCGCATAAGCACGAGCATTCGATCGAGTTCCAATTGCCGTTTCTGCAACAGGGCGTCGGCAAGGTCAAGCCCATCACTATCGTGCCGATACTCTGCTCGTTTCCTGCCGCCTGCCTCTTTGATCCCTCGATGACAGATGTACGTGACCACGTTCAAACGTTTCTTGCGACGCTGCGGGAAGTTCTGGCGTCGTCTGGGAAGTCTGCCTGCTTTGTCGCGAGTGCGGAACTAGCCCACATTGGCCTCCGCTACGGTGATTCCAAACCGCCTACGGACTTTTCGTTCCATCGTTGCATGCAAACTGACATGGCCATGTTAAAACATACGGAAGAGATCAATGCTGACGAATTCGCCAGGTTTGTTGCTAAGGAAGAGGATAGCCGGAGGATTTCCGGCTTCGGGGCCATTTACAGCGTGCTGGCAATGATCGGGCAGGGAAAGGGTGAAGTCCTCAGATACGACCGAGGTATTACTGACCAGTTCAACTCGACGGTGACCTACGCCAGTATCACAATGTTCTAG
- a CDS encoding peptidylprolyl isomerase → MTVQFQKKNPKAIIATRFGEIHIRFFPDEAPRHVENFINLAKMGFYDDTTFHRIVPGFLIQGGDPLSKKPDRSLHGTGEPGYALPPEPNDRPHKRGAVSMAKMPRESNSTRSFDDNGSQFFICVADSSGLDRRYTVFGEVVRGVEILDTIVALPRDERDNPLDPPTMTVTVKE, encoded by the coding sequence GTGACCGTGCAATTCCAAAAAAAGAATCCGAAGGCCATCATCGCGACCAGGTTTGGCGAGATTCACATCCGGTTTTTTCCGGACGAGGCACCGCGCCACGTTGAAAATTTTATCAATCTGGCCAAGATGGGCTTTTATGACGACACGACATTCCACCGTATCGTGCCGGGCTTTCTCATCCAGGGCGGCGACCCCCTCAGCAAGAAACCGGACCGCAGTCTGCATGGTACTGGCGAGCCCGGTTACGCTCTGCCGCCTGAGCCGAACGACCGTCCCCACAAGCGCGGGGCCGTCTCCATGGCCAAGATGCCGCGCGAGAGCAACAGCACGCGCAGCTTCGACGACAATGGCTCACAGTTTTTTATCTGCGTGGCGGATTCCAGCGGGCTTGATCGACGCTATACAGTATTTGGGGAAGTTGTCCGTGGGGTTGAGATTTTAGACACGATCGTGGCGCTTCCACGTGATGAGCGGGATAATCCGCTCGACCCTCCGACAATGACCGTGACTGTAAAGGAATAA